One segment of Bradyrhizobium sp. CB2312 DNA contains the following:
- a CDS encoding metallophosphoesterase: MDRSFVIAHISDLHLDGSGRLLATIEALSAAIREAMADVADVPDRILLITGDLVDDPTPRALDEALAVIASFRQTGLFTDIQAVAGNHDVKRPSQRARRHDVYDHLHLPRTSKSIYYRQAGLDLVLLDSNSASISKLASGDIDENAYHALVADSARLSVELAGSMGSVGRADYAEPAENLVRVLALHHHPLPQATGEGKRFLGLPDEPLMYLAAPATFLEAATSLNVNLVLHGHRHVEGLTRYSIPDPRATSSDGDEAFWRTIYVLSCPSSTGQAGDDAGFNIVHFGPSSDAGETTYRFAIARYSRPRNDGAFRSLDSNLRDGVIKLPAGRDFSRDPAVQSMIEIGACRTLSRDQVAALVRRLLMRGAFYADGEASWASALYVYLVTSHAWADLASKFERSGRKHEVDALAAVTLLLRRLIAQSAAVLGIDDDQLDELRARRLVHRDDLQRELPGMPCTDIDVVAEARQRIQSLRDLDEQVKRLGLDLDLGGETSRQTQP, encoded by the coding sequence ATGGATAGATCATTCGTTATTGCGCACATCTCTGACCTGCATCTGGACGGGTCGGGCCGGCTGTTGGCGACGATCGAGGCGCTCAGTGCTGCAATTCGCGAAGCGATGGCAGACGTCGCTGACGTTCCCGATCGCATCCTACTGATCACGGGCGATCTCGTCGACGATCCGACGCCGCGTGCGCTCGACGAAGCGCTCGCCGTCATCGCCTCGTTCCGCCAGACCGGGCTGTTCACGGACATTCAGGCCGTTGCCGGCAATCACGACGTCAAGCGCCCGAGTCAGCGTGCGCGTCGTCATGACGTCTACGATCATCTTCATCTGCCGCGGACCTCGAAGAGCATCTATTACCGCCAGGCCGGACTCGATCTGGTGCTGCTGGATTCCAACAGCGCCAGCATCTCGAAGCTGGCGAGCGGCGATATCGACGAGAACGCCTACCACGCGCTGGTCGCAGATTCGGCCCGGCTGAGCGTCGAGCTCGCCGGCAGCATGGGCTCGGTGGGGCGCGCCGATTATGCCGAGCCGGCGGAAAACCTGGTGCGCGTGCTGGCGCTGCATCACCATCCGCTGCCGCAGGCGACCGGCGAAGGAAAGCGCTTTCTCGGCCTGCCCGACGAGCCGCTGATGTATCTGGCTGCGCCCGCGACCTTCCTCGAAGCTGCGACCTCGCTCAACGTCAATCTGGTGCTGCACGGTCACCGCCATGTCGAGGGACTGACGCGCTATTCGATTCCCGATCCTCGCGCCACGTCGAGCGACGGCGATGAAGCGTTCTGGCGCACGATCTACGTGCTCTCCTGTCCGTCCTCGACCGGCCAGGCGGGCGACGATGCCGGCTTCAACATCGTCCATTTCGGCCCGTCGTCCGATGCAGGCGAGACGACGTATCGCTTCGCGATCGCCCGCTATTCGCGTCCGCGCAACGACGGCGCGTTCAGGTCGCTCGACTCCAACCTCCGGGACGGCGTCATCAAGCTGCCGGCAGGGCGGGATTTTTCGCGTGACCCGGCGGTTCAGTCGATGATCGAGATCGGCGCATGCCGGACGTTGTCGCGTGATCAGGTCGCAGCACTGGTCCGCCGGCTGTTGATGCGCGGCGCCTTCTACGCCGATGGCGAGGCGTCGTGGGCCAGCGCGCTGTACGTCTATCTCGTCACCTCCCATGCCTGGGCCGACCTTGCGAGCAAATTCGAGAGGTCGGGGCGCAAGCATGAGGTCGATGCGCTGGCAGCCGTGACGCTGCTGCTGCGGCGGCTGATCGCGCAATCCGCCGCCGTGCTCGGCATCGACGACGATCAGCTCGATGAGCTCCGCGCCAGGCGCCTGGTCCATCGCGACGATCTTCAGCGCGAATTGCCGGGGATGCCGTGCACGGACATCGATGTCGTCGCGGAGGCGCGGCAGAGGATTCAATCCCTGCGAGACCTGGACGAACAAGTGAAGCGGCTTGGTCTCGATCTGGATCTCGGCGGCGAGACGTCACGGCAGACGCAGCCTTAA
- a CDS encoding leucyl aminopeptidase family protein, with protein sequence MPSVFETSSTAIPITFVTKSSWDAVRESLPPAQRQFATASAYAAKPGGYLALPAPDGAIAQVLFGLEDEGARSRDLFRPGALPGLLPPGTYRFVNAPHDARLAALAFALGCYRFARYRKADRPDVRLVPPDGVDAAEITRIADAAMLARDLINTPSNDMGPEELAAAAQDLATEFGASFACTIGEDLEKDFPLIHAVGMASSRAPRLIDIGWGDLDHPKVTLVGKGVCFDTGGLDLKPSSGMLIMKKDMGGAANVLALARMVMAAKLKVRLRVLIPAVENAVAGNAFRPLDIFTSRKGITVEIGNTDAEGRLVLADALALADEEKPDLLIDLGTLTGAARVALGPDLPPFYTNDETLAADVARCAVKENDPLWRMPLWPPYDAWLDSKTATITNAPSGGFAGSITCALFLQRFVEHAKSWLHVDIYGWTPSAKPARPEGGECQAARAIYKVLSERYA encoded by the coding sequence ATGCCTTCTGTCTTCGAGACATCGTCCACCGCCATCCCGATCACCTTCGTCACCAAGTCAAGCTGGGATGCGGTGCGCGAAAGCTTGCCGCCGGCACAACGCCAGTTCGCCACAGCCAGCGCTTATGCCGCCAAGCCCGGCGGCTATCTGGCGCTGCCGGCGCCCGACGGCGCGATCGCGCAGGTGCTGTTCGGCCTCGAGGACGAGGGCGCACGATCGCGCGACCTGTTCCGGCCGGGCGCCCTGCCCGGCCTGCTGCCGCCGGGCACCTATCGCTTCGTCAATGCGCCGCACGACGCACGGCTGGCGGCGCTCGCTTTCGCGCTGGGATGCTACCGCTTCGCGCGCTACCGCAAGGCCGATCGCCCGGACGTCCGGCTGGTGCCGCCTGACGGTGTCGATGCCGCCGAGATCACCCGCATCGCGGATGCCGCGATGTTGGCGCGCGACCTCATCAACACGCCGTCAAACGACATGGGGCCCGAGGAGCTCGCTGCGGCCGCGCAAGACCTCGCCACGGAGTTCGGTGCAAGCTTTGCCTGCACCATCGGCGAGGATCTGGAGAAGGATTTTCCGCTGATCCACGCCGTCGGCATGGCCTCCAGCCGCGCCCCGCGGCTGATCGACATCGGCTGGGGCGACCTCGATCATCCCAAGGTGACGCTCGTCGGCAAGGGCGTCTGCTTCGACACCGGCGGGCTCGATCTGAAGCCGTCGAGCGGCATGCTGATCATGAAGAAGGACATGGGCGGCGCCGCCAACGTGCTGGCGCTGGCGCGCATGGTGATGGCTGCCAAGCTGAAGGTGCGGCTGCGCGTGCTGATCCCGGCGGTGGAGAATGCGGTCGCCGGCAACGCCTTCCGCCCGCTCGACATCTTCACCTCGCGCAAAGGCATCACGGTCGAGATCGGCAACACCGACGCGGAAGGCCGGCTTGTGCTCGCCGACGCGCTGGCGCTGGCCGACGAGGAGAAGCCGGACCTGCTGATCGACCTGGGCACGCTGACCGGCGCGGCGCGCGTTGCGCTGGGACCGGATTTACCGCCCTTTTACACCAATGATGAGACGCTCGCCGCCGACGTCGCGCGGTGCGCGGTGAAGGAGAACGATCCGTTGTGGCGCATGCCGCTGTGGCCGCCCTACGATGCGTGGCTGGATTCCAAGACCGCCACCATCACCAACGCCCCATCCGGCGGCTTCGCCGGCTCGATCACCTGCGCGCTGTTCCTGCAACGCTTCGTCGAGCACGCCAAGAGCTGGCTGCATGTCGATATCTACGGCTGGACGCCGTCGGCAAAGCCCGCGCGCCCCGAGGGCGGCGAATGCCAGGCCGCACGCGCCATCTACAAAGTGCTGAGCGAGCGCTATGCATGA
- a CDS encoding type II secretion system F family protein → MVEFLITKLHDARFMTMLLAAIAASATVYTLVMPLFAGEGLAKRMKAVASERERIRQRERDRLNKSEKVSLRQTPKQIVSKVVEDFNLTKWLAQEAARDKLIMAGYRGQAPYITFLFARMVAPIVLFVGSVIYVFVIAHMEQAMPIKIGICIGAAYLGLQAPMLFLRNAISKRQLSIKRAFPDALDLLLICIESGMSVEMAFRKVATEIVGQSIALSEEFTLTTAELSYLQDRKAAYENLARRTGLEGVKSVCLALQQAERYGTPLGHSLRVMAQENRDMRMNEAEKKAAALPPKLTVPMILFFLPVLFVVILGPTGIKISELH, encoded by the coding sequence ATGGTCGAGTTCCTCATTACGAAACTGCATGACGCACGCTTCATGACCATGCTGCTGGCGGCCATCGCCGCCAGCGCCACCGTGTATACCCTGGTGATGCCGCTGTTCGCCGGCGAGGGCCTCGCCAAGCGCATGAAGGCGGTGGCGAGCGAGCGCGAGCGCATCCGGCAGCGCGAGCGCGACCGCCTCAACAAGAGCGAGAAGGTTTCGCTGCGCCAGACGCCGAAGCAGATCGTCTCCAAGGTCGTCGAGGATTTCAACCTCACCAAATGGCTCGCGCAGGAAGCCGCGCGTGACAAGCTCATCATGGCGGGCTATCGCGGCCAGGCCCCCTACATCACCTTCCTGTTCGCCCGCATGGTCGCCCCGATCGTGCTGTTCGTCGGTTCGGTGATCTACGTCTTCGTGATCGCGCACATGGAGCAAGCGATGCCGATCAAGATCGGCATCTGCATCGGCGCGGCCTATCTCGGTCTCCAGGCGCCGATGCTGTTCCTCAGGAACGCGATCTCCAAGCGCCAGCTCTCGATCAAGCGCGCTTTTCCGGACGCACTCGACCTGCTGCTGATCTGCATCGAATCCGGCATGTCGGTCGAAATGGCGTTCCGCAAGGTCGCCACCGAGATCGTCGGCCAGTCGATCGCGTTGTCGGAGGAGTTCACCCTGACCACGGCCGAGCTGTCCTATTTGCAGGATCGCAAGGCCGCTTATGAGAACCTGGCGCGGCGCACCGGCCTTGAGGGCGTCAAGTCGGTGTGTCTTGCGCTTCAGCAGGCGGAGCGCTACGGCACCCCGCTCGGCCATTCCCTGCGCGTCATGGCGCAGGAAAACCGCGACATGCGCATGAACGAGGCGGAGAAGAAAGCCGCCGCGCTGCCGCCGAAGTTGACGGTGCCGATGATCCTGTTCTTCCTGCCGGTGCTGTTCGTGGTCATTCTCGGACCGACCGGCATCAAGATCTCCGAGCTGCATTAA
- a CDS encoding tetratricopeptide repeat protein, whose protein sequence is MRQRFSPARLLASASLVAMVATGLGGCTAMSKLSDVTGSIGSKAEAAPPADPARAVEVYGERYRANPKDADAALGYGQALRANGQRAQAAAVLEQATIANPGNKALLAQYGRALADNGNFQQAFDVLSKAHSPDNPDWRLLSVQGTALDQMGRHEEARSYYASALKIAPGDPGVLSNLGLSYMLSKDLPKAEEALRQAYASPRASSRVRQNLGLVVGLQGRFAEAETIVKADLPPDQAAANVAYLKDMLSRSDTARGAPKRTPVASLSQAD, encoded by the coding sequence ATGCGTCAACGGTTCAGTCCTGCCCGGCTTCTCGCGTCTGCCTCGCTCGTCGCGATGGTGGCGACGGGCCTCGGCGGCTGCACGGCAATGTCAAAGCTCTCCGACGTCACCGGCTCGATCGGGTCGAAGGCGGAGGCCGCGCCGCCCGCGGATCCCGCGCGCGCCGTCGAGGTCTATGGCGAGCGCTACCGCGCCAATCCCAAGGACGCCGACGCCGCGCTCGGCTACGGCCAGGCCTTGCGCGCCAACGGTCAGCGTGCCCAGGCCGCTGCCGTGCTGGAGCAGGCGACCATCGCAAATCCCGGCAACAAGGCGCTGCTCGCCCAGTACGGCCGCGCGCTCGCCGACAACGGTAATTTCCAGCAGGCCTTCGACGTGCTGTCGAAGGCGCATTCGCCCGACAATCCGGACTGGCGTCTGCTCTCGGTGCAAGGCACCGCGCTCGACCAGATGGGCCGCCACGAGGAGGCGCGCTCCTACTATGCGAGCGCGCTGAAGATCGCGCCGGGCGATCCCGGCGTGCTCTCCAATCTCGGCCTGTCCTACATGCTGTCGAAGGATCTGCCCAAGGCCGAAGAGGCGTTGCGGCAGGCTTATGCCTCGCCGCGCGCCAGCAGCCGGGTGCGGCAGAACCTTGGCCTGGTCGTCGGTCTGCAGGGCCGCTTCGCCGAAGCCGAGACCATCGTGAAGGCGGACCTGCCGCCGGACCAGGCCGCGGCCAACGTCGCCTATCTGAAGGACATGCTGAGCCGCAGCGACACAGCGCGCGGCGCACCGAAGCGCACGCCGGTCGCTTCGCTCAGCCAGGCCGACTGA
- a CDS encoding type II secretion system F family protein, with protein sequence MNMQVLALAFLATAAVGGIAWVFLYPLLSGERKAESRRASIARAEAPTARQAEKTQRSRREQVETTLKDLEARRLQEKSASLSVRLSQAGLDWTPQKFWIVSAVVAGVCFAAVMFAGGGLLGAGGFAFAAGFGLPRWALGFLKKRRETKFLQALPDAVDVIVRGIKAGLPLFESIKVVAADSPEPLRSEFLAIIETQAIGMPLGEACSRLYERMPLPEANFFGIVVSIQQKSGGNLSEALGNLSKVLRDRKKMKEKIQAMSMEAKASAGIIGSLPPIVMFLVYLTTPQYISLLWTHPTGQFMLVCCVIWMSIGIMVMKKMINFDF encoded by the coding sequence ATGAACATGCAGGTCCTCGCCCTCGCCTTCCTCGCCACCGCCGCCGTCGGCGGCATCGCCTGGGTCTTCCTCTATCCGCTGCTATCGGGGGAACGGAAGGCCGAAAGCCGCCGTGCCTCGATCGCGCGCGCCGAGGCGCCGACCGCGCGCCAGGCCGAGAAGACGCAACGTTCGCGCCGCGAGCAGGTCGAGACCACGCTCAAGGATCTCGAGGCACGGCGCCTCCAGGAAAAGAGCGCCTCGCTCAGCGTGCGCCTGTCGCAGGCGGGGCTCGACTGGACGCCGCAGAAATTCTGGATCGTGTCCGCCGTCGTGGCGGGCGTGTGCTTCGCCGCCGTTATGTTCGCCGGCGGCGGCCTGCTCGGCGCCGGCGGCTTCGCCTTTGCCGCCGGCTTCGGCCTGCCGCGCTGGGCGCTCGGCTTCCTGAAGAAGCGCCGCGAAACCAAGTTCCTGCAGGCGCTGCCCGACGCGGTCGACGTCATCGTGCGCGGCATCAAGGCGGGCCTGCCGCTGTTCGAATCGATCAAGGTCGTCGCCGCCGACTCACCGGAGCCACTGCGCAGCGAATTCCTCGCCATCATCGAGACGCAGGCGATCGGCATGCCGCTCGGCGAGGCCTGCTCGCGGCTGTACGAGCGCATGCCGCTGCCGGAAGCCAATTTCTTCGGCATCGTGGTGTCGATCCAGCAGAAATCGGGCGGCAACCTCTCCGAAGCGCTCGGCAACCTCTCCAAGGTGCTGCGCGACCGCAAGAAGATGAAGGAGAAGATCCAGGCGATGTCGATGGAAGCCAAGGCCTCCGCCGGCATCATCGGTTCGCTGCCGCCGATCGTGATGTTCCTCGTCTATCTCACGACGCCGCAATACATCTCCCTGCTTTGGACCCATCCGACCGGCCAGTTCATGCTGGTCTGCTGCGTCATCTGGATGTCGATCGGCATCATGGTGATGAAGAAGATGATCAATTTCGACTTCTGA
- a CDS encoding NlpC/P60 family protein, with protein sequence MHDPRLTPARGDLAAKYLEGKVQAERFVTGEEFEVIDAVAPVREQPSSNAMLMTEALRGERVTVYDRNGEGWAWGQLNGDGYVGWLPDAVLMRPAAAPTHKVSALRTFAFPGPSIKLPPADTLVLGSKLAIAREDGSFAVTRDGTYVPKAHLAALDHREPDFVAVAERFIGTPYLWGGKSSLGIDCSGLVQVSLTSAGIGCPRDSDMQQTGLGRALEPHERSSLLRGDLIFWKGHVAIVRDGSTMVHANAHHMATVIEPIAPALARIKQAGSDVVAIKRL encoded by the coding sequence ATGCATGATCCGCGATTGACGCCGGCGCGGGGTGACCTCGCCGCCAAATATCTCGAAGGCAAGGTGCAGGCGGAGCGCTTCGTCACCGGCGAGGAGTTCGAGGTGATCGATGCGGTCGCGCCGGTGCGCGAGCAGCCGTCATCGAACGCGATGCTGATGACCGAGGCGCTGCGCGGCGAGCGCGTCACGGTCTACGATCGCAACGGCGAGGGCTGGGCCTGGGGCCAGCTCAATGGCGATGGCTATGTCGGCTGGCTGCCGGATGCGGTGCTGATGCGCCCCGCAGCCGCGCCGACGCACAAAGTGAGTGCGCTCCGAACCTTCGCTTTTCCCGGTCCCTCGATCAAGCTGCCGCCCGCCGACACGCTCGTGCTGGGGTCAAAGCTCGCGATAGCGCGCGAGGACGGCAGCTTCGCCGTGACGCGCGACGGGACGTATGTGCCGAAGGCACATCTTGCAGCGCTCGATCATCGCGAGCCGGATTTCGTTGCGGTGGCCGAGCGCTTCATCGGCACGCCCTACCTCTGGGGCGGCAAGAGCAGCCTCGGCATCGATTGCTCAGGCCTCGTCCAGGTCTCGCTGACGTCTGCCGGCATCGGCTGCCCGCGCGACAGCGACATGCAGCAGACAGGCCTCGGCCGCGCGCTGGAGCCGCACGAGCGGAGCAGCTTGCTGCGCGGCGACCTGATCTTCTGGAAGGGACATGTCGCCATCGTGCGCGACGGCAGCACGATGGTTCATGCCAACGCGCATCACATGGCGACGGTGATCGAGCCAATCGCGCCGGCGCTCGCGCGGATCAAGCAGGCGGGCAGCGACGTCGTCGCGATCAAGCGACTGTAG